Proteins encoded within one genomic window of Pararhizobium capsulatum DSM 1112:
- the sufD gene encoding Fe-S cluster assembly protein SufD produces the protein MNIQTAITMTASETALVDAYTAQLGELPGDGAVLSARDTLLNALKKEGLPTRRIESWHYTDLRALLRAVPAVDPAAFSEGVDPLVAGSSVLSVLNGKASVKAAPAGIHVRTYGESLVEGVAAADLVERGSDDVIGRINGAFVRDGFEIEIPADTELSHPLELQLVQSAGQSHSRFPITFGVNSKALVIERHLSTNDAPSLVTTVSDLILDEGAEITWVILQQQGASDSHLGQVNFDLGTDAKLKLFIINAGGKLVRQEIHGVTTGEGADFQLRGINLLGGDSHTDVTFTLGHDVPHTTSTEIIRNVLFDRAKGVFQGQIRVAPDAQKTDARMACNTLLLSDDADFSAKPELEIFADDVQCGHGATVIDINPTHLYYLQARGIPENKARAMLVNAFVDEIVEELEDESLIEHLESIIASWLEKRA, from the coding sequence ATGAACATCCAGACGGCAATCACGATGACGGCCTCAGAGACGGCTCTCGTCGATGCCTATACCGCCCAGCTCGGCGAACTGCCGGGTGATGGCGCCGTGCTTTCGGCGCGAGATACCCTGTTGAATGCGCTGAAAAAGGAAGGTCTGCCGACGCGGCGCATCGAATCCTGGCACTATACCGACCTGCGCGCCCTGCTGCGTGCCGTGCCGGCTGTCGATCCCGCCGCTTTTTCGGAAGGCGTCGATCCGCTTGTCGCAGGCTCGTCGGTTCTGTCCGTTCTAAATGGCAAGGCGAGCGTAAAGGCTGCGCCGGCTGGCATCCACGTTCGCACCTATGGCGAAAGCCTTGTGGAAGGTGTGGCCGCAGCTGATCTCGTTGAGCGTGGCAGCGACGACGTGATTGGCCGCATCAATGGCGCTTTCGTCCGTGACGGTTTCGAGATTGAAATTCCGGCCGACACCGAGCTTTCTCACCCGTTGGAACTGCAGCTCGTTCAGAGCGCCGGCCAGAGCCACAGCCGTTTCCCGATCACCTTCGGTGTAAACTCGAAGGCGCTCGTCATCGAGCGTCATCTTTCCACAAACGATGCTCCGAGCCTTGTGACGACGGTCAGTGATCTCATCCTCGATGAAGGCGCCGAGATCACCTGGGTCATCCTGCAGCAGCAGGGCGCGTCCGACAGCCATCTGGGCCAAGTAAATTTCGACCTCGGAACCGATGCCAAGCTGAAGCTCTTCATCATCAATGCCGGCGGCAAGCTGGTGCGCCAGGAAATCCATGGCGTGACGACAGGCGAGGGTGCTGATTTCCAGCTGCGCGGCATCAACCTGCTCGGCGGCGACAGCCATACGGACGTGACCTTCACGCTCGGTCATGACGTGCCGCATACCACGTCCACGGAGATCATCCGCAACGTGCTGTTCGATCGCGCCAAGGGCGTGTTCCAAGGGCAGATCCGGGTTGCTCCGGATGCGCAGAAGACAGATGCGCGCATGGCCTGCAACACGCTGCTTCTCTCAGACGACGCCGATTTTTCGGCCAAGCCGGAGCTGGAGATCTTCGCCGACGACGTCCAGTGCGGCCATGGCGCCACCGTCATCGATATCAACCCGACGCACCTCTACTACCTGCAGGCTCGCGGGATTCCCGAAAACAAGGCGCGCGCCATGCTGGTCAACGCCTTCGTCGACGAGATCGTCGAGGAACTGGAAGACGAGTCGCTGATCGAGCATCTGGAATCGATCATCGCTTCCTGGCTCGAAAAGCGGGCCTGA
- the sufC gene encoding Fe-S cluster assembly ATPase SufC — translation MLEIKNLHARIAEDGTEIIRGLNLTVKAGEVAAIMGPNGSGKSTLSYILSGRSDYEVTEGDILYNGESILDLDPSERAAKGIFLAFQYPVEIPGVATMQFLKVALNEQRKYRGEDELTTPDFIRRVKEASAKLQINPEMLKRPLNVGFSGGEKKRAEILQMALLEPKLCILDETDSGLDIDALKVVADGVNALRSPDRAVIVITHYQRLLEYIVPDTVHVLYKGQVIKSGDKSLALDLEANGYADIIGAAA, via the coding sequence ATGCTTGAAATCAAGAACCTCCATGCCCGCATCGCCGAAGACGGCACTGAAATTATCCGTGGCCTGAACCTGACCGTGAAAGCCGGCGAAGTTGCCGCCATCATGGGCCCGAACGGCTCGGGCAAGTCGACGCTCTCCTACATCCTGTCTGGCCGCTCGGACTACGAAGTCACCGAAGGCGATATTCTTTATAACGGCGAGAGCATTCTCGATCTCGACCCGTCCGAACGTGCGGCAAAGGGCATCTTCCTGGCTTTCCAGTATCCGGTTGAAATTCCTGGCGTCGCAACGATGCAGTTCCTGAAGGTCGCGCTCAACGAGCAGCGCAAGTATCGCGGCGAAGACGAGCTGACGACGCCGGACTTCATCCGCCGCGTCAAGGAAGCGTCCGCAAAGCTGCAGATCAACCCGGAGATGCTGAAGCGTCCGCTCAACGTCGGCTTCTCCGGCGGTGAGAAGAAGCGTGCCGAAATCCTGCAGATGGCGCTCTTGGAGCCAAAGCTCTGCATCCTTGATGAAACCGACTCGGGCCTCGACATCGATGCGCTGAAGGTCGTTGCCGATGGCGTCAACGCGCTACGCTCGCCGGATCGCGCCGTCATCGTCATCACCCACTATCAGCGCCTGCTCGAATACATCGTGCCGGATACCGTCCACGTTCTCTACAAGGGCCAGGTCATCAAGTCCGGCGACAAGTCGCTGGCGCTCGATCTCGAAGCCAACGGATATGCAGATATCATCGGCGCGGCCGCCTGA
- the sufB gene encoding Fe-S cluster assembly protein SufB, which translates to MAAVQETIDQVALIDVDQYKYGFETKIEMDKAPKGLSEDIIRFISEKKQEPEWMLEWRLDAYRRWLTLEEPKWARVDYPKIDFNDIYYYAAPKGQTGPKSLDEIDPELLKVYEKLGIPLREQEMLAGVKTSKIAVDAVFDSVSVVTTFKEELKKAGVIFMSISEAIREYPDLIKKYLGSVVPTTDNYYATLNSAVFTDGSFVFVPKGVRCPMELSTYFRINEKDTGQFERTLIIAEEGAYVSYLEGCTAPQRDENQLHAAVVELVALDDAEIKYSTVQNWYPGDKQGRGGIYNFVTKRGDCRGNRSKISWTQVETGSAITWKYPSCILRGDDSRGEFYSIAVSNGYQQIDSGTKMIHLGKNTSSRIVSKGIAAGFSQNTYRGQVSTHRKASNARNFTQCDSLLIGDKCGAHTVPYIEAKNSTAQFEHEATTSKISEDQLFYCLQRGIPTEAAIALIVNGFVKEVIQELPMEFAVEAQKLIGISLEGSVG; encoded by the coding sequence ATGGCAGCTGTGCAGGAAACAATCGATCAGGTCGCCCTGATCGATGTGGACCAGTACAAATATGGTTTTGAGACCAAGATTGAAATGGACAAGGCTCCCAAGGGTCTGTCCGAGGATATCATCCGCTTCATCTCCGAGAAGAAGCAGGAGCCGGAATGGATGCTCGAATGGCGTCTCGATGCCTATCGTCGCTGGTTGACGCTGGAAGAACCGAAATGGGCTCGCGTCGATTATCCGAAGATCGATTTCAACGACATCTATTACTACGCCGCGCCAAAGGGCCAGACCGGCCCGAAGTCGCTCGACGAAATCGATCCTGAACTACTGAAGGTTTATGAAAAGCTTGGCATTCCGTTGCGCGAGCAGGAAATGCTGGCCGGCGTGAAGACCTCGAAGATCGCCGTCGACGCTGTCTTCGACTCCGTATCGGTTGTCACGACGTTCAAGGAAGAGCTGAAGAAGGCCGGCGTAATCTTCATGTCGATCTCGGAAGCCATCCGCGAATATCCCGATCTCATCAAGAAGTACCTCGGCTCGGTCGTTCCGACGACGGACAACTATTACGCAACGCTCAACTCGGCCGTCTTCACCGATGGCTCTTTCGTGTTCGTGCCGAAGGGCGTTCGTTGCCCGATGGAACTGTCGACCTACTTTCGCATCAACGAGAAGGACACCGGCCAGTTCGAGCGCACTCTGATCATCGCGGAAGAAGGCGCCTACGTCTCCTACCTCGAAGGCTGCACTGCACCGCAGCGCGATGAAAACCAGCTGCATGCCGCCGTGGTCGAACTCGTTGCGCTTGACGATGCCGAGATCAAGTATTCCACCGTCCAGAACTGGTATCCGGGCGACAAGCAGGGCAGGGGCGGCATCTACAACTTCGTCACCAAGCGTGGCGATTGCCGTGGCAACCGCTCGAAGATCTCGTGGACGCAGGTCGAAACCGGCTCGGCGATCACCTGGAAATATCCGAGTTGCATCCTGCGCGGTGACGACAGCCGCGGCGAGTTCTACTCGATCGCCGTTTCTAACGGCTATCAGCAGATCGACAGCGGCACGAAGATGATCCACCTCGGCAAGAACACGTCGAGCCGTATCGTCTCCAAGGGCATTGCTGCCGGTTTCAGCCAGAACACCTATCGCGGCCAGGTCTCGACCCACCGCAAGGCATCGAACGCCCGCAACTTCACGCAGTGCGACTCGCTTCTGATCGGCGACAAGTGCGGTGCGCATACCGTGCCTTACATTGAGGCAAAGAACTCGACGGCACAGTTCGAGCATGAAGCCACGACGTCGAAGATTTCCGAAGACCAGCTGTTTTACTGCCTGCAGCGTGGCATCCCGACCGAAGCAGCGATCGCGTTGATCGTCAACGGTTTCGTCAAGGAAGTCATCCAGGAGCTACCGATGGAATTTGCCGTCGAAGCGCAGAAGCTGATCGGCATCTCGCTCGAAGGCTCCGTGGGCTAG